Proteins from one Chroococcidiopsis sp. CCMEE 29 genomic window:
- the hmpF gene encoding pilus motility taxis protein HmpF: MLYLAEVQKQKTGFIGAVKAEIKLLAYQRADQSWIPVSGEEVIPTEEANNFNTGALVLADVNANRQLQRIQEAGRPLISILQNFSRQLEKSKNQEEEIEQWKESLKYQSEEMNQRQMEMEVRLEQLEQREGELKRLEAQQHAISTERETVARLQQEIERNRRELEGAWDHLRGEQRRLEEKQSGFQQSGLDEATVRQIQELLDRLFSGITTTLSVGQELNLAFELVESLQATLNPHWQRLEEQRTTADQHQAEVDSQTIALQNSKQEWQQAQNSLEQNKAALQVQTNLLKSKQDYVQILNLQLHNQEDLYQQIYCLIQPACDILFSQKVDLEALEKMPLDQLQQMVQDLHRDWQNAYHFVNEQEEELRYKQQAINELQAQLSQANDHDQTNLEIELADEQDSYRFLHQTLVGQRHNLQERKDILRQHKIILWQRQGINPVDRQEEYKVDLEPILGQIQAQRQQQMQELQKLEQEIEQMRSIIDQVQRTIDHQVHEQEMKWQELQSLEQNLLSLRAVTAECWGQVNLYQEMLRPVQDNLDRLRNKLQAIATTLEQAQQPGDYQLDVITQIRQLFL, from the coding sequence GTGCTGTATCTAGCAGAAGTACAAAAGCAGAAGACAGGGTTTATTGGTGCTGTCAAGGCAGAAATCAAACTGCTGGCGTATCAGCGAGCTGATCAGAGTTGGATTCCTGTGTCAGGGGAAGAAGTGATTCCCACTGAGGAAGCCAATAATTTCAATACTGGGGCGTTGGTATTAGCTGATGTAAATGCAAATCGCCAATTGCAGCGAATTCAGGAAGCAGGGCGTCCGTTGATTAGCATTTTGCAAAATTTCTCCCGTCAGCTGGAAAAGTCCAAGAACCAGGAAGAAGAAATTGAGCAGTGGAAGGAATCTCTGAAGTATCAGAGTGAAGAAATGAATCAGCGCCAAATGGAAATGGAAGTACGCTTAGAACAGTTAGAACAAAGGGAGGGAGAGTTAAAACGGCTAGAGGCGCAACAGCATGCAATTTCAACTGAACGGGAGACAGTGGCGCGGCTGCAACAAGAAATTGAGCGTAACCGCCGAGAGCTAGAGGGAGCTTGGGATCACCTGCGGGGCGAGCAGCGGCGACTGGAGGAGAAACAGAGTGGGTTCCAGCAGTCCGGCTTGGATGAGGCTACTGTACGCCAAATCCAAGAATTACTTGATCGCTTGTTTAGCGGTATTACAACTACGTTATCAGTTGGGCAGGAGCTGAATCTTGCCTTTGAATTGGTTGAATCTCTGCAAGCTACTCTTAACCCACACTGGCAAAGGCTGGAGGAGCAGAGAACTACTGCTGATCAGCACCAAGCAGAGGTTGACAGTCAAACGATAGCCTTGCAAAACAGCAAGCAAGAATGGCAGCAAGCTCAAAACTCTCTGGAACAGAATAAAGCAGCGTTGCAGGTACAAACTAATTTGCTGAAAAGCAAGCAAGATTATGTTCAGATACTGAATCTACAACTGCACAATCAGGAGGATTTATACCAACAGATTTACTGTCTTATCCAGCCTGCTTGTGACATCCTCTTTAGCCAGAAAGTCGATCTAGAAGCGCTGGAGAAGATGCCTTTAGACCAACTGCAGCAAATGGTGCAAGACCTGCATCGGGATTGGCAAAATGCTTATCATTTTGTTAATGAGCAGGAAGAAGAGCTCAGGTACAAGCAACAGGCAATTAATGAACTGCAAGCTCAGCTCAGTCAAGCTAATGACCATGACCAGACAAACCTAGAAATTGAACTGGCAGACGAGCAAGATAGCTACCGCTTTCTGCACCAAACACTCGTTGGTCAACGCCATAATCTGCAAGAGCGCAAGGATATTCTGCGTCAGCACAAGATAATATTATGGCAACGGCAAGGAATTAATCCGGTTGATAGACAAGAAGAATACAAAGTTGATTTAGAACCGATTTTGGGTCAAATTCAGGCGCAAAGACAACAACAAATGCAGGAACTGCAAAAGTTGGAACAGGAGATTGAGCAGATGCGCTCTATCATTGACCAAGTGCAGAGGACAATCGACCATCAGGTGCACGAACAGGAAATGAAGTGGCAGGAACTGCAAAGCTTAGAGCAGAATTTGCTGTCTTTACGGGCGGTGACGGCAGAATGCTGGGGACAAGTTAATCTTTATCAAGAGATGCTAAGACCAGTTCAGGATAATCTGGATAGGCTAAGAAATAAGCTGCAGGCGATCGCCACGACCCTGGAGCAAGCACAACAGCCTGGTGACTATCAACTCGATGTCATTACCCAAATCCGCCAGCTATTTTTGTAA
- a CDS encoding response regulator — protein MSTVLVVEDSPTQREIIIDLLKANGITVTVANDGIEALQQIQLACPDLIVLDIVMPKMNGYEVCRRLKTDPKTQNLPVVMCSTKSEEFDRYWGMKQGADAYIVKPFQPKELLATVKQLLRG, from the coding sequence ATGAGTACAGTACTGGTTGTAGAAGACAGTCCCACCCAAAGGGAAATAATTATAGATCTTCTAAAAGCTAATGGGATAACAGTGACGGTAGCCAACGATGGCATTGAGGCTTTGCAGCAAATTCAGCTTGCTTGCCCCGATTTAATAGTGCTGGACATTGTCATGCCCAAAATGAACGGCTACGAGGTTTGCCGTCGGCTTAAAACTGACCCAAAAACCCAAAATTTACCAGTGGTAATGTGTTCAACCAAAAGCGAAGAATTTGATCGTTACTGGGGTATGAAACAAGGAGCTGATGCTTATATCGTCAAACCGTTTCAGCCAAAAGAGTTGCTGGCAACCGTCAAACAATTACTTCGAGGTTAA
- the tilS gene encoding tRNA lysidine(34) synthetase TilS has translation MTDHSTWTPLHARIHRTLRSRHLLERNQTILVAVSGGQDSLCLIKLLLDLQQKWEWQLGIAHCDHRWRSDSQANANYVKQIATNWHLPFYCYTAKQPPKSEAAARQWRYQAFSAIAQTNGYNCIVTGHTASDRAETLLYNLIRGSGADGLQALTWRRSIDSGLLLVRPLLDVTRTETAQFCQDMQLTVWEDATNQDLKYARNRIRQELLPYLQTHFNPQVESALAQTAELLQAEVEYLEQAAHQLRLRAQTEASRAGGKSNLSPLASHPSSLQLNRHLLQTAPLALQRRVIRQWLHQALSCTPSFEQIEKLTALITAPSGSQTDPFPGGAIAQVEKDWIWLKPG, from the coding sequence ATGACTGACCACTCCACCTGGACCCCTCTCCATGCACGAATACATCGCACCCTCCGATCGCGCCACCTCTTAGAACGCAACCAAACAATACTCGTTGCCGTATCCGGTGGACAAGATTCCCTGTGCTTAATCAAACTCCTCTTAGATTTACAACAAAAATGGGAATGGCAGCTAGGAATTGCTCACTGCGATCACCGCTGGCGTTCCGACTCTCAAGCCAATGCCAACTACGTCAAACAAATAGCAACAAACTGGCACCTACCATTTTATTGCTATACGGCCAAGCAACCGCCCAAAAGTGAAGCAGCAGCGCGGCAATGGCGATATCAAGCATTCAGTGCGATCGCCCAAACAAATGGTTACAACTGCATTGTTACTGGTCATACAGCAAGTGATCGCGCCGAAACCCTGCTTTATAACCTGATTCGCGGGAGTGGTGCAGATGGTCTGCAAGCTCTAACTTGGAGACGCTCAATCGATTCTGGGCTTTTGTTAGTGCGTCCACTGCTAGATGTTACTCGCACTGAAACTGCCCAATTTTGTCAAGACATGCAGCTAACAGTTTGGGAAGATGCCACCAATCAAGACTTAAAGTATGCCCGTAACCGCATCCGTCAAGAATTACTGCCCTACTTGCAAACCCACTTCAACCCGCAAGTCGAATCAGCCTTAGCCCAAACCGCTGAACTTTTACAAGCTGAGGTAGAATATCTAGAACAAGCTGCCCATCAGCTGCGGCTTCGCGCACAGACAGAAGCTTCAAGAGCAGGGGGAAAATCTAACCTCTCGCCTCTCGCCTCTCACCCCTCGTCCCTTCAACTAAATCGCCACCTACTACAGACGGCCCCACTCGCCCTGCAACGTCGCGTCATCCGCCAATGGTTGCACCAAGCACTATCTTGTACTCCCAGCTTTGAACAAATCGAAAAACTGACTGCCCTGATTACAGCCCCTAGTGGTTCGCAGACCGATCCGTTTCCAGGCGGTGCGATCGCTCAAGTAGAGAAAGACTGGATCTGGCTAAAACCAGGCTAA
- a CDS encoding response regulator produces the protein MQGNLNEIDICSILQLIELGQRTGELFVEAYSSYNHSITGNADGKSFALRNSKSLKQSWFIFFLNGQIVYVIDSDSSLSRLRDYLCHYQLETSLDRIVISSLVADNAPEYGYLWALLEHHILTPAQGRSIIQGIVHETLFDLLSLHQGFFIFDRGPTLAPQLTTFEISSLVRKIMKQVQEWKQLHPHIQSPSQCLAIADFIQLRQALPEATANNLEHWADGKTSLRQLARYLNRDILTVAKAIYPFVKHGWIQLHYPAMSATTKPKGLQLAPEAKIPYIVCIDDGSVICKAVESTLKLHGYEAIGCNNPLEALSLVFQFKPDLILCDIVMPELDGYELCAMLRRSSIFRQTPIIMLTAKDLFIDRVKARMVGATDYLTKPFADSELLMLIEKHLHLDNNFSRQQCGVIAD, from the coding sequence ATGCAGGGCAACTTAAATGAAATCGATATCTGCAGTATTCTACAACTGATTGAATTGGGGCAACGAACGGGTGAACTGTTTGTCGAGGCTTATAGTTCCTACAATCACAGCATTACTGGTAATGCTGACGGTAAAAGCTTTGCCCTCCGCAACTCCAAATCCCTTAAACAGTCCTGGTTTATCTTTTTCCTCAACGGTCAAATTGTCTATGTTATCGATAGCGACAGCAGCTTATCTCGTTTGCGCGATTACTTATGTCATTACCAACTAGAAACAAGTTTGGATCGCATTGTAATTTCGTCTCTAGTTGCTGATAACGCGCCAGAATATGGCTACCTCTGGGCGCTGCTCGAACACCATATTCTCACTCCAGCTCAAGGTCGCAGTATCATCCAAGGCATTGTGCATGAAACACTCTTCGACTTGCTCAGCTTACACCAAGGTTTCTTCATCTTTGATCGTGGACCGACACTAGCACCACAATTAACAACATTTGAGATTAGTTCCCTGGTAAGGAAAATTATGAAGCAGGTGCAGGAGTGGAAGCAGTTACATCCACACATTCAATCTCCAAGCCAGTGTCTGGCGATCGCTGACTTTATCCAACTACGCCAAGCTTTACCAGAAGCGACAGCCAATAACCTAGAACACTGGGCAGATGGCAAAACTTCCCTCCGCCAACTGGCTCGATATCTAAATCGAGATATTTTGACAGTTGCCAAAGCAATTTATCCTTTTGTCAAACATGGCTGGATTCAACTGCATTATCCCGCTATGAGTGCAACCACCAAGCCAAAGGGCTTACAACTGGCACCAGAAGCAAAAATTCCTTACATTGTCTGCATTGATGATGGAAGTGTCATTTGTAAAGCTGTGGAGTCCACTCTGAAGCTACACGGTTACGAAGCAATTGGATGCAATAACCCCCTAGAGGCACTTAGTCTTGTCTTCCAATTCAAACCAGATTTAATTTTATGCGACATTGTCATGCCTGAACTAGATGGCTATGAGCTTTGTGCTATGCTGCGCCGCTCTAGCATATTTCGGCAGACACCGATTATCATGCTCACGGCTAAAGATCTGTTTATCGATCGAGTCAAAGCTCGGATGGTGGGAGCAACAGATTATCTCACAAAGCCATTTGCCGACAGCGAGTTATTAATGCTGATAGAAAAACACTTGCATCTCGACAACAATTTTTCTAGGCAGCAGTGTGGAGTGATTGCTGACTAA